DNA sequence from the Candidatus Sulfuricurvum sp. RIFRC-1 genome:
GGTATGGACAAACTCAACGGGATCTTCAACGGTAATAATATGACGGGCTTCATTGAGATTGATCTCATTGAGCATTGCCGCCAATGTGGTTGATTTACCGCTTCCGGTTGGTCCCGTTACGAGGATAAGCCCTTTTTCCCGTTTAATAAGCTCTTTAAATATTTTTTTTGCGTTCAAATCATCGAGTGAGGGGATAGTAACAGGGATAATACGAAAGGCGCATGCGATATCATCCATCGTTTTGTAGTAGTTGGCACGAAAGCGGCCGACATCAGGGATAACGATTGAAAAGTCAAGCTCATTAGCCTCTTCAAACGCTTTTTTTTGCTTTTCTGTGAGGAGGGAATAGCCCATCTCTTCAATATCACGGCCATCTAAAACGGGTAGATTAAGGGCAACGAGCCGCCCATCGATACGAATTTGGGGTTCAGAACGGCTAACGAGGTGAAGATCTGATGCTTTATACGCAACGACACTCTTGAGGAGTTTATAAATATCCAATGCTGCATTCATGAGAGTAATATTCCTTCGTATTGAGATGGATCAAAGCCGACGATGAGTTTATCTTTAAATTCAATAACCGGACGTTTTATGAGGAGATTGTGGTTGCTCATCCACTCTATTTTTCCGTTGTCATCCAAATTATACTCTTTTAGACCCAAGGTTCGATAGGTGGTCCCTTTGGTATTTAAAAGGGTAGAAATCGGAGCTTGAGCAGACCATGACTCAATTTTTTCATGAGAAACGGGAGTAGTTTTAAAATCGTGAAAGGTATAAGCGATGGCGTGAGTATCCAAAAACTTAAGCGCTTTTTGGACACTTCCGCAACTTTTAATTCCGTAGATATGTGTCATGTTCTACTCAATGATTTTCGGAACGATAAAAAAGTGATCTTGAGAATGAGGTGCATGGGCCAAAATATCATCATTGATCGCTCCATTTACATTGCCGATGTCTTCACGAAGCAGGGTTGAATTTTCTGACATCGCAAATGTCGCTTCTACTCCATCGGTAGGAAGCTCAGAGAGGTTATCGACAAAAGAGACGATTTCACTGAGTTGCGCTATCATCTCCTCACGATGTTCTTGCGGGATTTGTAAGTAAGAGAGTTTTTCTAAACGTTGTAAGAGTTTTTCATCAATTTGCATGGTTAACCTAAGTCGTGATAAATTTATAGAAATAATTGTACCCTAAAAAAAGGTTTACTAAACTTTAACGTAGGGTGAGATATTATTACCCCAATTAATGAGCAGTAATAACAGGAGCCGTTTTGAGTCTAAAAGAGAATATGGATGCCCTCAAAGAGGAGCTGAGTTCTGAAGAGAAGTTTTTTGAAAGCGCTGTACGAACGGAACGTTTTGTTAAACGATACCAAAAGCCTTTAATAGCGGCAGTAGCTGCGTCATTACTGGCTGTGAGCGGTGCTATTGGATATCAAGCGTATAGTAACGCAAAAATTGAAAGTTCAAATGCGGCATTTAACGTTTTACTGACCAACCCGAGTGATGCAACAGCAGAACAAACGCTTAAAAATGACAATCCTGCATTGTACGATGTGTGGAAACTTTCCCGTGGAATTGCCCAAAACGATGTAACGATTCTTGAAGGGCTTAAAAACTCCCAAGCTTTCGGCGTTGCCGATATCGCATTGTATGAAGCTGCTGCTATTAAAAACGATACTGCGTCGCTTGAGCAATATACGAAAAAACAAGGGGCCCTGTATAAAGATCTTGCATTACTGGAAGTTGCTGTTGCATCCATTGAGAAAGGCGACATTGCAGCGGCTCATCAAAAAATTGCGCAGATCAGTGAAGAATCACCTATGTATCAAGTTGCCAGTGCACTATCGCATTATGGAGTAAA
Encoded proteins:
- the gatC gene encoding Asp-tRNA(Asn)/Glu-tRNA(Gln) amidotransferase subunit GatC, which gives rise to MQIDEKLLQRLEKLSYLQIPQEHREEMIAQLSEIVSFVDNLSELPTDGVEATFAMSENSTLLREDIGNVNGAINDDILAHAPHSQDHFFIVPKIIE
- a CDS encoding Spx/MgsR family RNA polymerase-binding regulatory protein translates to MTHIYGIKSCGSVQKALKFLDTHAIAYTFHDFKTTPVSHEKIESWSAQAPISTLLNTKGTTYRTLGLKEYNLDDNGKIEWMSNHNLLIKRPVIEFKDKLIVGFDPSQYEGILLS